The bacterium genome segment TCCGGAGTGCTTGATCACCTTCTCGAGGACCACATTCTTGCGCCGGATGTAGTAGCCATACGCCCGGGGCGGCACTGAGAGGATCCCCTGAATCTCGTCGGCGAGCTCGGGCGTGATGCGCTCGTCGGCGTCGACGATCAAGACCCAGTCGTTCTCCACCCGGTCGCGCGACCAGTTTTTCTGGGCCGCGGAACCAAAGTACTCGCGCTGCAGTACCTTGACCGGATAGCTTTTCGCGATTTCGACCGTCTCATCGGTCGAATAGGAATCCACCACCAACACCTCATCGGCCCAAAGAGCAGACTCGATGCAGTCACCGACATTCACCTCTTCGTTGAAGGTCGTGATGATCACCGAGAGAGGCCGGCTTGGGCGCTTGCTGGCTTGCTCACTATGTTTCGGCATCTTGCACCATGATCCTCTCGATCCGGGCCGCCTTCCCGGAGAGCTCGTCGACCGTGATCAGACAGCCCGCCAGACGGACGTCCCTCTTGGCCACCTCGAACGGAAACGGAGTCTGCTGAAGGAAGCGCCGCAGGACTTTGTCTGTCTTCATGCCGATAATCGATTCGTAGGGTCCGGTCATGCCCGAATCGGTTTGAAACGCGGTACCCGCCGGCAAGACCCGTTCATCGGCAGTCGGCACATGGGTATGGGTTCCTACGACCGCGCTGACTCTGCCATCCAGATAGAACCCTAGCGCCTGTTTCTCACTCGTGGCCTCAGCATGAAAATCCACGAAGACGACCTTGACCTCGTCGGCGAGCTCTCCCAGGATCCGATCGGCCGTGCGAAAGGGGCAGTCGAGCGATTTCATGAAGACTCGGCCTTCCAGATTGAGGGTCGCGACCTTGACGCCACCCGCGGTCTCACCCACATGGACACCCGAGCCGGCCGTGCCCTCCGGATAGTTGGCCGGTCGCAGCAGTCTGGCCTCCGACCCGAGAATCTCGACTACCTCACGCTTGTCCCAGATGTGGTTGCCGCTGGTGAAACAGTGAATCGGAAGCTCGTCCAGCTCCGCGAAAACCGGCGCCGTCAGCCCAAAGCCCCCGGCCGAGTTCTCCACGTTCACGATGACGTAGTCGGTCCGATATTCGTCGATCAATCGCAGCAGATGACGGGCCAGCATGCGCCGGCCCGGCTTGCCCATCACATCGCCGACGAAAAGGATCTTCATTTGGCGTATTCGATCGAGCGCGTTTCCCGAATTACCGTGACCTTGATCTGGCCGGGATAGGTGAGCTCGGATTCGACCTTGCCGGCGATATCGCGCGAGAGCCAGATCGCCTCGTCGTCATTGACCTTCTTGCTGTCCACGATCACCCGCACCTCGCGCCCCGCCTGAATCGCGTAGCTCTTCTGAACACCCTTGAAGCCCTGCGCCAGCTCCTCGAGCGCTTCCAGACGCTTGACGTAGGTTTCCAGAATCTCTCGCCGCGCTCCGGGTCGGGCCGCCGAAAGCGCATCGGCCGCGGTCACCAGCACCGCCTCGACTGTTTCCGGATCGTAGTCGCCATGATGGCAAGCCATCGCGTGGACGACGTCTTCGCGCTCGCCGTACTTGCGCAGCAGATCGATTCCGATCTCGAGATGAGTGCCCTCCATCTCTCGGTCGACGGCCTTGCCGATGTCGTGCAGCAAGCCCGCCCGTTTGGCCACCTGGACGTTGCATTTGAGCTCGGCAGCCATGGTGCCGGCCAGAAACGACACCTCCTTGCTGTGCTGAAGGACGTTTTGCCCGTACGAGGTCCGGTAGCGAAGGCGTCCGAGGAGGCGCACCAGTTCTTGGTGGACATTCGGCAGATTGAGCTCGCGAAGAGCGGACTCTCCTTCCTGGCGGATCTTCTGGTCGAACTCGACCTTGACCTTCTCCACCACCTCCTCGATTCGCGCCGGGTGAATCCGGCCATCCGCGATCAACCGCTCAAGAGCGGTTCGCGCGATCTCGCGACGAAACGGATCAAATCCGGAGACGATGACCGCCTCGGGCGTGTCATCGACGATCAAATCGACGCCGGTTGCCGCCTCGATCGCCCGGATGTTGCGCCCTTCACGTCCGATAATGCGGCCCTTCATCTCATCGCTGGGCAGCATCACGACCGAGACCGTGGTTTCGGAGACGTAGTCCGAGGCTGCTCGCTGCACCGCCATGCCGACGATGCGCTGGGCCTCGCGCGAGGCTTTTTCGCGCGACTCGTCTTCAATCCGCTTGACCATATGCGCGGCTTCCATCCGGGCATCGGTCTTCATGGCCTCGACCAACTCATCCTTGGCCTGCCGAGCCGTGAGGCCGGCGATCTGCTCGAGCTTCCCGGTCTGAACCGAGATCAACTCATCCAGTTCCTTGTGCCTCTCCTCGAGCGCGGCTTCCCGAGCCGTCAGCTTTCGCTCGCGTTTTCCGAACGACTTCTCTTCGCGGCGCAACTCGGCGCTCGCTCGCTGGACCGCATCCTCTTTCTGCTGGACCACGTCCTCCTTCTGAAGGACGCGTTTTTCCAACTGTTCGAGTTCTTTGCGTTGGCGCCGCGAGGCCTTTTCGAATTCGCCCCGCGCCTGGAGGAGTTTCTCGCGAGCCGCCAACTCGGCTTCCTTGAGCTTGGCCTCACTCTCCCGCTGGGCGGCCGCGAGGATTCCCTCGGCCTCTCGCTGAGCCTGCGCCGTGACTCTCTCCGCCGCCCGCCGGAAAAAGAACCACCAGGCGGCCAATATCAGTATCAGAGCCGCGGCCGCGGCAACCAGAATTTCGGTCAACATTTCGACCCCCTATTTCAAAGAGGGGATCGGGTGGATGGAGAGAAACCTCGCTTGTCCGGGAAGGTGTGAGCACCCCCCGTGAAGCCGTGTGGGCGGTATTAGAACCTGGTGTGCACCAGGTGGGTGTCCGCTTCGAGGGCCGTTAGCGTCCCCGTCAAAGCGGGGCTGGCACAGGCCACGGGAATGAAAGACTCCCTGGAATTAAGAGTTGGTTCTACAACTACCTTACCCATCACGAAACCTCACAGGGGATGCCAAGCTCAGTCTTCAATTTCTTATCGCGGCGAGCCGACCTGCAAAAAGCAAGTTAGCTCTCGAGCGCCTTTTCTAGTCTCTCTGTCAGCGTCGCCACTCTCTCCTGGATATCTACCCGTTCCCCTTCCTGCTGCTTCCCACGCCGATACATCTCATCGGCTATGTTGAGCGCCGCCAGGATCGCGATCTTGGCCGTGTCTACAGTCGTGACCTGTTGTGCGACTTCTCGCATCCTCTGGTCCACCAAGTTCGCTACTTCCTGGAGATGCTCCGGGTTATCCTCGCCCCGGACGTGATAGACGGTTCCGAAGATCTCCACATCGGTCGTCGTGGTCGTCTTTGTAGCCATCATCATTCCCGGAAAAGACCTCGCCCCGAGGCCGATAAAACGGCTTCGAGATGAGCTTCGACGAGAAAACTATAGCACAGGCCCGACCGCCCTCGGCCTGTCCTCCGAGCCCTCACAGAGGCGACAAGTCAGTCGCTGTCAGGGATTTCCTGCAGTTTCCGATAGCCGCGATTCCAGTACGCCAGTGGCATCTCGTCGGGCCGCTCGACCATGGACGCTTCCACCTTGCCGACGTAGATCGTGTGGCTCCCGGTCTTGGATCTCGAGTAGATGGAGCAATCCATCCAGGCCAGAGCGGAGGACAGGACCGGAGCTCCGGTCGCCGCCGTAGTCCAGTCTCCAACCGCGAAGCGATCTTCGTCCTTCACCCAGGCGAATCGATTGGAAAGCTCGACCTGATCGTGGGCAAGGATATTGACCGCAAACGAGGCGCCTTCCTCCTGGAGAAGCCCGTAGGCCCGATGCCGATGGTCGATCATGATCAGAACCAGCGGGGGATCGGGCGAAACGGACGCGAAGGCGGACACGGTCAGACCGTGGCGAGTTTCGCCCGAGCGCACGGTCACGATGGTCACGCCGGACGGAAAGTGCCGCAGAACATCCCGGTAGTCGTCGGTGCTGATAGTCAATGGATAAACCCTCGCCAAGTGAGTGTCGGTCGCGGATTCTAGCAGCGCAGAGCGCCAGATCGCGGCCGCGGATCGCGTCTTCCCGGGCATGTGGCCGCAACAACCCAGCGCCCGGGAGCCTGTCCGGCGGCGAGACCGGCCTCGCGCCGCCGATGTCGAGCGACGCCGGACCGACCGTCAATCGGCCAGGGGTACGGTGCTGATATGCCCCGGCAACGAGGGCTTGCTGGTGGACTGGAGCGCCGGAGGCTTCGCGGTTGAATCCAACATCGCGGTGCGAGTGGGAGCCACCTACCGGTTGCGCTGGTGGCTCGGTGAGATTCCACGCCCGATGGCAGCCGTCGTGCGCTGGAGCCGGTTGAGCCGGACTCTCGTCGAATCGGGCGTCGACTCCGTGGGCGACGTGACGCCGGTCTTTCGCTCGGGATTCGAGTTGGTCAAGATCCGGCCAGACGCTCACACCGGAGTCAGCTGTGCCGAGCTCGAGTCGCCCATCTCCAGCCCGTCCGCGAAGTACTCCGTCCAGCGCCGATCGACGAGTCGCGAGATCTCGTCCGAACAGAACAGCTCGTCGGGGAACCCCAGCTTGACCCGCGCGTCGAGAACGATCGGCATGCGATAGCTGAGGTGGTTTCTCACCACCTCGGTACCGGCCGCATGGATATCGGCTGCCGGTTCGAATCGAGTGAAGGTCGTCCAGAGAAAGTTGATCGAGCTCGCCACCGCCCTCTCGGGCTCGTCGGTAACGACGACCAAAGGCCACTCTGAAAACGCCGGATGGCTCGCAATCCGCTCCGGCAAGCCCGGCTCTTCCGACTTGGGCGCTCCTCCGACCACGAGACAGCCGCGGCAGAAGGGCTCGGCAAAACTCACGCCTTGCGGCAACTCGGCTGTCTCGAAGGCGGCTGGAAGCCGTCGCACGGGATCGCCGAGCCCCAGCCAGATTCCCTTGGAGCCCTCGTTGACGGCGGGTCCGGTGTAGTCGAGCGTGTCCATGGCCAGGTTCGCGAAGACGAAAAGGTCGGTTTCGACACGCGTACGCTCGAGAACGTGCTCGAGCGTTGACCGAAAGTCTCGCAGGTCTGTCGGCCGGTCTGTAGCCAGGAGAAACTTGGTGAGGGAAAGTTGGCCTTCTCCAAGGATTCGAAAGGCGCTGGCCATCGCCTCGCGCGCGTAGCGTTCACGAACTACCGCGGCAGCCAGCGAGTGATACCCGGTCTCACCATAGGACCAGAGGTCCACCACCCCGGGCATGACCAAGGGGAACAGAGGCGAAAGCAGATCCTGGAGCAGATCGCCGATGTAGAAGTCTTCCTGGCGCGGCTTGCCGACTACGGTCGCCGGGTAAACCGCACCGTTGCGATGGGCGAGGTGTTCGACCTCGAGCACGGGATAATCGTGCTCGAGCGAGTAGTAGCCGTAGTGGTCGCCGAAAGGTCCCTCGGGGCGACGCTGCCGTGGCGGCACACGGCCTACCAGGGCAAACTCGGCCTCGGCGAGCAGCGGTAGCGGCCCCGGCCCATCGCACAGCGGCAACTTGCCGCCCTGGATCAGAGACGCCAAGACCAGCTCGGGCACGTTCTCTGGCAGCGGCGCGATCGCCGACAACATCGCCGCCGGCGGTCCGCCGACGAAGACGTTTACCGGCAGCGCCTCTTCGCGCGCCTCGGCGACCGCGTAGTGGTAGCCACCGCCCTTGCCGATCTGCCAGTGCATGCCGGTGGTCCGCTCGTCGTACACTTGCAACCGGTACATGCCCAGATTGTGGCCCTTGCCTTCGGGGTGTTCGGTATACACCAGGGGCAGGGTCACGAACGGCCCGCCGTCGTCGGGCCAGGTCGTCAGCACCGGCAAATCTCCGAGGTTCGGAGTCGAGCTCAGGTTGTCGGTGACCGGGCCACGACGATAGCGCTTGAGGCCTACCCGCAGCAGCCCGCCGAGCACGTCCCGGTGCTGCCAGAGCGTGGCCGCCGAAGGCGGCATAAGGTTCTCGGCGAGCTCGACTGCCCGTTGAATCAGCCGGAACGGGTGACGCCCAAAGGCCATCTCGGCGCGCCGGGCGCTGCCGAACAGGTTGGTGACGCACCGGAAGCGCGACCCGTGCACGTTGTTGAAGAGTAGGGCCGCACCTTCCGCCGCAATCACCCGGCGATGGATCTCGGCAATCTCGAGACGGGCATCGACCCCGGCCTCGACCTCCACCAATTCACCCTCGCGCCGAAGAGCGTCGAGGAAGCTGTTCAGATTCTGGAATGGCTTCCTGGTTGAGGTAGTCATCAAACGATGACGAGTCTACGCGAACGTCCGGGGACTCGCCCGGCCTAGGCGAGCAAGCGGCGCAGAAGCACGGCAATCGCCAGCAAGACAACCACGCCCAAGACCTTCTGCACGGTCCGGGGACGGAACCTGACCGACCCCAGATGAGAGCCGATCACGCCACCGAGCAGGACGGAAATGGAAAGAGGTAACAACCAGGTGACCTCCAGCGACCCGGTCTGAGCCCGCGGCAGCAGTCCCGCCAGCGAGTTGAGCATTACGAAGACGGCACCGGCGGTCGCGGCCTCGCGTTCGCTGGCGAGATTCAGGGAGATCAGCAAGGGAATCAGGTAGATGCCGCCTCCGATCCCGACGGTGCCCGCCACGAAACCGAGAACCGCTCCGAGAGCGAGACACGCGGCCAGGCGGCTTCCAGCCTTGAGCTCTAGATTCGAATGAAGATCCCCGACGAGGTAGATCCGAGCCGCCACGGCCACCAAGGTGGCCAACAGGAGCCACTGAAAGACCCTTGCGGCAAGAACCAACTGACCGCCCAAAAAGGCCATGGGCATCGAAGCGAGCAACAACGGCAGGATCAGCTTGGGCCGGAAGTAGCCCGCACGGGAAAAGCTCGCCAGACCCAGACTCGCGACGATCACGTTGAGAGCCAGAGACGTTGTCGGGATGATCGCTTGCGCTACGCCGGCGATCGCGAGAATCGCGGTATAGGAGGTGCCGCCTCCCAGCCCGACCGACGAGTAGAGGAGTGCGACGAAAAAGAAGGCGATCGCGAAAGGCGTCGGGTCGTTCATCGAAAACGGCGCCGCTTCAATAAGAGCTACTGCCCTGGTAAAAAGGTCGGGCTAGCTGCTCTGCGGAGCCGATCTTCGCGACTCCAGCACCGGGCGGCCTTCCTCGATGGCCTGATGAACTTGAGCGTACAAGGCGAACACCCGCTCGCGCGTGATCTTGGCACCGGGTCCGCGCTCTTCGACCAGATCGAGGGTCGCCCAGGCCAATTCGACAGGCAGCGCCGTGAACGCGACCACTCCCGCCGGCGCGCCTGCTCGCTGCAGCTCGCGCGAGTACTCTGTGGCTGCCTGGAGATCGGTTCGTGCCAGCGCGAACACCTCTCCCCGATCGACCGTGGACGGCAGGAAATTCCGGCCTTCACCTTCGTCGGATGCGCTGTCCTTCAGAATGTTGACCAGCTGAAGCCCTTCACCGAACGCCGAAGCCCGCTTGCGAAGAAACTCCGCTGACGCAGCCAGGCTGTCGCTGCCCAACAGGAAGAGATCGGTGAGCATCTCACCGACAATTCCGGCCACGGCGTAACAATACGCGCGCAGGTCGTCCAGGTCTCGCAAGCGCAAGACCCCGGCTCCGTCGGTGTGGGCCACGAACTCCGCCATCAGCTGTGCAGTGCGGCCCGTGTGTTCGACGATGGCGGTACGCGAGGGTTCGTCCAGCGCGAGCAAGGCGGCAAAAACCAGCGGTGTCTCTTCGAGCAGCTCGAGGTATCCCGCGTGGTCGGTGGGTGGCTCTCGCGACCACTCGCGGACACAGCGTTGCGCCCGCTCGACGGAAGGCGAGTCCAGAAGATGGTCGAACTCCTTGAGCGCCGCGAGCCGCTGCGGCCGGTCCCAGAGCACGCTGGCATCCTCGAACGTATCGGCGATCCGGAAGAGAAGATACGCGATCGTAACTTCGCGCAGTGTCGGCTGCGGCAGCTGCGGAATCGCAAGCGCGAAAGTACGGCTCGTCTTCACCAACAGATCGTGAAGACGCGCGTCACGATCTGCAGGCTCCGACGGTTGGGCCGTTTCCGTGCTGATGGGTCTTTCGTCCATTTGAAACGATCCGTTACCGTGGATCCTACCCGACCTTTCGGGCACCGTTTCCGACGCTCCGGCACCGAAAGTACGGCGCCCGGCGTTGACGGGTTCTGTGAAAGCGAGTCTAGTCCGGGTCCACGCGCGTGCCCGAAACCTCTTCGCCGCGGGCCGCGGCAAGGAGCAAGCCCTCTGAGCGGCCGTCCAGAATCCATGAGGGCACGCCCAGGCGACTGAGCGCCAGCGCGCTCTTCACTCGGTGCCGCATTCCGCCGGTCACGTCGCTGACACCGGGCGGACCCTTGACGACCTCGGAGCTCGCGGTTTCGGACAGACTGTCCATCACCTCATCGGCGTTGGCTCTGGTGATCAGGCCGATCGTCTCACCGACCGAGTCGAGAACCCCGTCGGTGTTGCCGAGCCAATAGGCGGCCGATACCCGGAATCCCCTTGCCATAAGCAGGGGCGTGACCGCCAGGAACACCCGCTCGGTCGAGAAGATCCGGGCGCGATCCTCGGTATCGAGGACGACGTCTCCGAACAGCACCGGCAGCAGCCCGCACTCGATCGCTCCGGCCAACGGCTCGATGCTCAGGCTCACGAGTCGGCCCTTCGAAGACACCATCGAGCTGCCAGGCGCCACCGAGAACGGATCCAGACCGGCTTCGAGTAGCGCAGCCATCACCTTCCGATGAAGACGAGCCGCGGCGTCCTGCGTGCGAACCAGAGTGTCGAGCGACGGTTTCACGCCCGGCGAAGACCATCCGCCGCTGGTGGCCACCGCATGACCGAACGATCCGCTACCGTGCCCCAAAACCATACCGCCGGCAATGACCTCCCTGACTTCGCGCAATTCGGCGGCCAACCTCGCCAGAACGCCGGTTCGAACCGACTCCTGGCCGGCCTTGTCGGTGATGAGACTGCCGCCGAGCTTGACCAGAATCACCGGAGGTTTCTCCGTCATGAGCCTCCCAGGTGCTCCGACGTCGAGTAGGGTCCTTCGCCGACACGATCGCGCAGAACCGATTCAACCTCAGCCATCGATTCGAACTCCTTCGCAACTTGCTCTTCGAACTCGGCCGGGCAGATCGCGTGTACATTCGGTCCGGCGTCAATGGTCGCGTACACGGGAACTCCGTCTCTACGCAGCGACCTTATCGACCAAAGCACGGCAAGGGTACCGGGCTTCCAGTAGTAGATCGGCGGTCGCGACGACATCGCGACGTGGTGCAGGTCGATGGCTTCGGACTCCACGATCGGTCCGAGGGTCTCGAGGTCGCGCCGCTTGATCGCGTCCCGAACGGCTTCGAGTCGCTCTCCCAGCTCTCCGAGTCGGGGCGCGAACCGCGGACTTGAGGGAGCGCGCCGATGACCGTCGCGTGAAGAAACGCCTTTCGGCGCCGAGTCGACAACCGCCACTACGTCCCGCAAGTCCCAGTGCTCGGCGGTCGCGATCCGCATGGCCGCCGGTTCATCCAAGTCACCGACATCCGCCGGCCATTGCACGTAGCCGCCCATAACCGACCGCGCCGCCGAGCCGGAACCGCTCATTCGCGCCAGGACGGAGGCTTCTGTGGCGTCCTCGGGGGGCGTTCCCAGCGCCTCGGTTGCGGCCAGTGTCAGGGCCGAGAAACCCGATGCCGAGGACGCGATCCCGGCGCCGGTGGGAAAGCTGTTCTCCGTCCAGACCTTACAGCCCCCGCTCTTCCCAGCCCGCCTCCGGAGATTCTCGAGATGCCGTTGAACGGGCCGTGCAAAGCCGTCCGGGGCCGGCTCGAAGGTGCCGCCCACCTGGCGAAACCGGACTTCATCCCCGCTCCGGGTGCTGTCGTACTCTACGGTGCACTTCGAAGTGCATCTGGACAAGGTCATCGAGATCGAAGGATTGCAGGGCAGCACCTTGTCTTCGTCTCGAATACCCCAATACTTGATGAAGGCGATATTGGAGGGGGCGACAAAGGTGGCTCGCTGCGTTTCAGGCATTGTCATCTCGCGTCAGTTCCAGACCTTGGCCGCCGAGTCGCGCGTCGAATGGCCGGTATGCACCTAGGATAGCGTCGAGGTCCGCGCCGGCTCGAGCCTTGGGCGGCCAGAGCACGAGCAGGCTGCCGGCGGCGGCGGCGGAGAGGCTCCCGGCACCAGAGATCTTAGCCGCGCCCCCCGCGGCCTCGACGCGGCGCACGGCTTGGGCCACCGGAGCCGGCACCACTCCGAGCTCCTCGAGGCAAAGCTCGAATCTCCGAACCGCGTTCACCAGAGTCGGCCAGTCGGGGGTCTCCCGCCCCAGCGCTTCCATCAGCGTTCGGGTAGACCTCTCCATCGCGTCGAGCCGATCGGCGAACCGGCTTGGCTCACGATCGCGCAGATCTCGGACGGCCGCCACGACCTCTCCCGTCGTCTCGGCGGGCGCCCCGGTGTCATAGACCCGAATCCCCTGGCGAAACCAACCCGGCCGAGCCAGATCGGTAGCACGAAGCGACCCGTCCTCTCTGGCCACCGCCAAGAAACCGCCGCGAATGACGGCGGTGTGATCCACTCCCGAAGGCCGCCCATGTTGCCGCTTCTCGGCTTCGAGAGCGACGTCGACGATGCGTTCATCGCCTACCGACAACTCGGTCCCCGCCGACAGCGAGCCCAGAATCGCTGCGGCGACGGCTACGGCGACCGACGCCGAGCTGCCGAAGCCGGAGCCCACCGGCAGCTCGGACCGCACGGACAGGCGCAAAGCCGGGCTCGGGCTGGTGCCCTCAGTCTGCTCCAGGGATCTCATGGCCTCGGCGAGCGCGACCTTGACGACCCCGGCTTCATCGCGTGACCCGAGTCCGGCGAAGTCTCCTCCTGCCGGCCGTTCACGGTAGCTTCGCCAAGACTCGCGGCGCCGATCACCATACGCCGAGATCTCCTCCCAGGTGCACTCTTCCCGATAGCCCAGATCAGGAAGGTCGAGCTCCAGCTCTCCTGTTTCCACCGGTGAAATCCGCGCCCGGGTGCGCAGACCGACCGCGGCAACCAATGCCGGCCGGCCGTATACCGCGGCATGCTCTCCCATGAGAATCAGTTTGCCGGGAGCGCTCGCCTGGCATCGAAGCGCGGACACGGAGCTCGCTATTCCTGAACCCGGCCGCGGCCCAGCTCCTCGTGAGCTCTCGCCAGGTCGCTGGAGGTAAAGGCCGCCAGAAGCGAAAGCTCGCCCGCCAGAACAGTTGCCCCCAGGATCTCCGCCAGCCGCATCACCGCGGCGCCCTTCGCGTCTGACCGTGCGCTGACTCCGAGCAGGGCCAGCGCTTCCGCCTGGGTGTCGAGCGCCGTCCCACCTCCGACGGCACCTAGCGGCAGGTCCGGCATGTAGATCGAAGCGATCACTCCGCCCTCGGCGCGCGCTTCGACCGTGGTCACACCCATCGAGCCCTCGACCACTTGAGCCACGTCCTGTCCGGTCGCAATGAAGAACGCCGCCAGAATATTGGCGAAGTGGGCGTTGTAGCCCATCGAGCCCGCGGCTATCGAGCCCAGGAGATTCTTGCGATACTGGACTTCGACCAAGTCCCGGGCCGACGTCTTGAGATAGCGCTCGAGAACATCATCATCGAGCCCAACCTCGGCCCAGACACGCTTGCCTCGACCCTCGAGGAAGTTGATCGCCGATGGCTTCTTGTCGACACAGAAGTTCCCCGAGAGTGCCAGGCAGGGCAAGCCGGTCTCAGGCTCGATGAGCTCCCGAATCACCCGATCACAGGCGACCGTTGCCATGTTCATTCCCATTGCATCGCCGGTAGCGAAGCGAAAGCGCAGATAGATCGAGCTGCCGAATACCTGAGAGCGGATATCCAACAGCTCGAGATGGTTGCTGGTGGCTTCCGTGACCTCGCGTATGCGGTCTTGGTTCTCATCAACCCAGTCGAGGAACCTACGGGTCGCGTCGATACCGTCGGATCTGAATACCGGAGCTCGGGTCATGCCCACGTCCTCGACGCGTACGACCGCACCCCCAGCCTCACGAATCGCTCGGCAGCCGCGGTTCGTGCTGGCGATGAGCGCGCCCTCGGTCGTAGCCAGCGGTATGTAGAGCTCTTCGTCCGGCGATACGTAGCGACCGCTGACCGATAGGGGACCGGTGATCCCGACCGGAACCTGTGCGGCACCGATGAAGTTCTCACAATGGCGGCTGGCGGCCCGAGCCGCGTCGAGCGCATAGTCGCCGGTTCGCGCGAGCGAGACGCCGCGTTCCTCCTCGAGCGCTCTGCGGCGAATGCGCGCCGCATGTCGTGCCGGCAGATCGGCGGGTAGCTCATGTAGCTGCCGCTTGCCGGAAACCAGCTCGCTCACGAGCCGTTCGGTGACTCTCTGGTCTTCGTCGCTGCGTTCAGATTCACTCATTGCGAGCTACTCCGTCGCTCCGCGTCCCGCGCCGATCGAGTGGAGCCTCGTGTGCTGAAGGGCGGCCACCGAAGCCGCACCGACGCAAAACATCGCGATCCTGAGCTCGCGCACCACCCGCGCCGCGCTTTCGGCGGCCTTCTCGGAGGACTCGTTCGCGCTCTCGAGGAACACTTGTGCCATCCCCACGATGTCGGCACCCAGGGCGATCGCCTTAGCTGCGTCGAGGCCGTTGCGCACCCCTCCGCTGCCAATGATCGTAAGCCCACCAAGACCCCGGAGCTCCCTAATGGACCGCGGCGTCGCTACGCCCCAGCCGGCGAAGATCTCGCCCAGCTCGGCATCGTTGGCGCGGCTGGCTTCGATACGCGCCCAGCTGGTACCACCGAGACCGGCCGTATCGAGGATCTCCACCCCGGCTTCCTTGAGCCGGCGAGCCGTCTCTATCGACAGACCACAGCCGATCTCCTTGACCAGCACCGGAACCTCCAGCTCCTCCGCGATGCGTCCGATCTTCTCGATCAGACCGGAAAAATCCGTCTGGCCCTCGGGCTGTATCGCCTCCTGCAGCGGATTCAAGTGAAGCACCAGGGCGTCGGCTTCGATCATCTCGACCGCGCGTCGGCACTCATCCAGACCGAAGCCGTAGTTGAGCTGAACTGCTCCCAGGTTGGCGAGAATGGGAACATCCGGTGCCGAGGATCGAATCTGAAAGCTCTCTGCTTGAGCGGGGTCCTCGATCGCCTTGCGCTGCGAGCCGACACCGATCGCAATGCCGACCTCTTGCGCTGCAGCCGCGAGGTTGCGGTTGATCCGCGCGGCCTGGCCGGTGCCTCCGGTCATGCAGGAAATGAGAAGCGGCGCCTTGAGCGAATAGCCGAGGAACCGGACCGAAAGATCGATATCGGCCATGTTGATTTCCGGCAGCGCCAGATGGTCGAAGTAGTACCGATCGAAGAAGTGCGCCGATAGCTGCATCCGATCTTCCAGCGC includes the following:
- a CDS encoding squalene/phytoene synthase family protein, which produces MDERPISTETAQPSEPADRDARLHDLLVKTSRTFALAIPQLPQPTLREVTIAYLLFRIADTFEDASVLWDRPQRLAALKEFDHLLDSPSVERAQRCVREWSREPPTDHAGYLELLEETPLVFAALLALDEPSRTAIVEHTGRTAQLMAEFVAHTDGAGVLRLRDLDDLRAYCYAVAGIVGEMLTDLFLLGSDSLAASAEFLRKRASAFGEGLQLVNILKDSASDEGEGRNFLPSTVDRGEVFALARTDLQAATEYSRELQRAGAPAGVVAFTALPVELAWATLDLVEERGPGAKITRERVFALYAQVHQAIEEGRPVLESRRSAPQSS
- a CDS encoding UbiD family decarboxylase; the encoded protein is MTTSTRKPFQNLNSFLDALRREGELVEVEAGVDARLEIAEIHRRVIAAEGAALLFNNVHGSRFRCVTNLFGSARRAEMAFGRHPFRLIQRAVELAENLMPPSAATLWQHRDVLGGLLRVGLKRYRRGPVTDNLSSTPNLGDLPVLTTWPDDGGPFVTLPLVYTEHPEGKGHNLGMYRLQVYDERTTGMHWQIGKGGGYHYAVAEAREEALPVNVFVGGPPAAMLSAIAPLPENVPELVLASLIQGGKLPLCDGPGPLPLLAEAEFALVGRVPPRQRRPEGPFGDHYGYYSLEHDYPVLEVEHLAHRNGAVYPATVVGKPRQEDFYIGDLLQDLLSPLFPLVMPGVVDLWSYGETGYHSLAAAVVRERYAREAMASAFRILGEGQLSLTKFLLATDRPTDLRDFRSTLEHVLERTRVETDLFVFANLAMDTLDYTGPAVNEGSKGIWLGLGDPVRRLPAAFETAELPQGVSFAEPFCRGCLVVGGAPKSEEPGLPERIASHPAFSEWPLVVVTDEPERAVASSINFLWTTFTRFEPAADIHAAGTEVVRNHLSYRMPIVLDARVKLGFPDELFCSDEISRLVDRRWTEYFADGLEMGDSSSAQLTPV
- a CDS encoding sulfite exporter TauE/SafE family protein; translated protein: MNDPTPFAIAFFFVALLYSSVGLGGGTSYTAILAIAGVAQAIIPTTSLALNVIVASLGLASFSRAGYFRPKLILPLLLASMPMAFLGGQLVLAARVFQWLLLATLVAVAARIYLVGDLHSNLELKAGSRLAACLALGAVLGFVAGTVGIGGGIYLIPLLISLNLASEREAATAGAVFVMLNSLAGLLPRAQTGSLEVTWLLPLSISVLLGGVIGSHLGSVRFRPRTVQKVLGVVVLLAIAVLLRRLLA
- a CDS encoding TIGR00282 family metallophosphoesterase; the encoded protein is MKILFVGDVMGKPGRRMLARHLLRLIDEYRTDYVIVNVENSAGGFGLTAPVFAELDELPIHCFTSGNHIWDKREVVEILGSEARLLRPANYPEGTAGSGVHVGETAGGVKVATLNLEGRVFMKSLDCPFRTADRILGELADEVKVVFVDFHAEATSEKQALGFYLDGRVSAVVGTHTHVPTADERVLPAGTAFQTDSGMTGPYESIIGMKTDKVLRRFLQQTPFPFEVAKRDVRLAGCLITVDELSGKAARIERIMVQDAET
- the rny gene encoding ribonuclease Y, producing MLTEILVAAAAALILILAAWWFFFRRAAERVTAQAQREAEGILAAAQRESEAKLKEAELAAREKLLQARGEFEKASRRQRKELEQLEKRVLQKEDVVQQKEDAVQRASAELRREEKSFGKRERKLTAREAALEERHKELDELISVQTGKLEQIAGLTARQAKDELVEAMKTDARMEAAHMVKRIEDESREKASREAQRIVGMAVQRAASDYVSETTVSVVMLPSDEMKGRIIGREGRNIRAIEAATGVDLIVDDTPEAVIVSGFDPFRREIARTALERLIADGRIHPARIEEVVEKVKVEFDQKIRQEGESALRELNLPNVHQELVRLLGRLRYRTSYGQNVLQHSKEVSFLAGTMAAELKCNVQVAKRAGLLHDIGKAVDREMEGTHLEIGIDLLRKYGEREDVVHAMACHHGDYDPETVEAVLVTAADALSAARPGARREILETYVKRLEALEELAQGFKGVQKSYAIQAGREVRVIVDSKKVNDDEAIWLSRDIAGKVESELTYPGQIKVTVIRETRSIEYAK
- a CDS encoding flavin reductase family protein; this translates as MTISTDDYRDVLRHFPSGVTIVTVRSGETRHGLTVSAFASVSPDPPLVLIMIDHRHRAYGLLQEEGASFAVNILAHDQVELSNRFAWVKDEDRFAVGDWTTAATGAPVLSSALAWMDCSIYSRSKTGSHTIYVGKVEASMVERPDEMPLAYWNRGYRKLQEIPDSD
- a CDS encoding cell division protein ZapA, whose product is MATKTTTTTDVEIFGTVYHVRGEDNPEHLQEVANLVDQRMREVAQQVTTVDTAKIAILAALNIADEMYRRGKQQEGERVDIQERVATLTERLEKALES